Within uncultured Methanoregula sp., the genomic segment AGGCCCGGAAGAACGCGATGGCCCCCACGGTTGACACCCCAGCGGGCCAGCATGTGATCGAGCCGGTTGGCAGCATTGATGGTGCTCTCCGTGGACCGGATTTCCGATGGAACCTGAGTCTGCTCCTGACAGCCACATGCCGGTTTCGCAGTGTTCTTTGAACATCCACAGCCTTCAGTTTTTTCTGGATTCATGTTACCTCTTCCCTCTCCTTACACCAGCGCGGGCGAGAATGTTGCAAGTAGCAGGAGCCCGTTTTTCCCGGCAACGACCCGGTGTATCCGGTCGGCCGGCATAACTCCCATTGAGCCCGGGCTGTACCGAATCTCCTGCCCTTCAAGAACGCAGGTCCCTTCTCCGGATATAACGTCATGGATCTCTACCATTCCGGCGTGAGTATGATCACCAATGGCACAGCCGGGATCGATCTTTACATGATGAAGGGAAAGGCGGCCGCCCGTATCGCTGCCGGTGATCAGGTGTTTCAATGAAACTCCCTGAAATTTTGCATGGGGATTCCACACGAGTGCGTCCACACTGCGTATCTGGTCTATGAGGGTTATTGTCTGCTCTGGCATAATCCAACTACCATTTCAACTTTTATTGAAACATCCTTCGCTGGTAGAGATAATATACTTTTTCATTTCATATTATTTTGAAATGACCGATCCCCCGGTTTGAAGGCAGTTGATCAAGCCGTGAAATACTGGTATGGTTCCAGATATTTTTCGTGTCAATCGGCAGATGTGAATTTGAAAAAAGGAAAACTGGATTATTTTACCGGGGCTGTTGTGTTAGCTGCGGTTATTGCTGCCACAGTAACGCCGGCTTTGCATCCTTCGCCGCGGAAGAGCGCCCACTCCTCGCAGGAGGTTCCGTTGGTGAATGTGCACATACCGTACTGGCTTCCATCAGCGTTTGTCTTGATCTCGGTTTTTCCGCCG encodes:
- a CDS encoding cupin domain-containing protein, giving the protein MKHLITGSDTGGRLSLHHVKIDPGCAIGDHTHAGMVEIHDVISGEGTCVLEGQEIRYSPGSMGVMPADRIHRVVAGKNGLLLLATFSPALV